From a single Eleginops maclovinus isolate JMC-PN-2008 ecotype Puerto Natales chromosome 18, JC_Emac_rtc_rv5, whole genome shotgun sequence genomic region:
- the strn4 gene encoding striatin-4 has product MEADRSGGGPNPNSGGSSGAGRNPNGPKAAPGQATSAAAAGVMAAAAAAAAAAGAMPGSSQARELQDGDSGMTLPGILHFIQYEWGRFQAEKYRWEAERDELRAQVAFLQGERKGQENMKQDLVRRIKMLEYALKQERAKHQKLKTGNDQSPGDKKPETEADQLPNGPAESDSEPANQMSWKEGRQLLRKYLEEVGYSDTILDMRSKRVRSLLGRSSPEANGPPPIESCPEPEPRAGGESLLVRQIEEQIKRNAGKESSKENLGSSVLDKIPFLHGCEDDDEDDSDEEDDFQGMATDCIDGPRKNKKSRVKMGSEPMTTDLDPEDEEDEDDSEDALSEFDFLGSGEDGEGAGEARISGDGRELENRRNKLQGMMSDFPPKPTPPPSVSGQARSGEGGALGFSSDVFIMDAVGGGDMNLGELADLTVANDNDLSMDMQDNREEFKKTWNPRFTLRSHFDAIRALTFHPSQAVLLTASEDGTLKLWNLNKAMHSKKNAALDVEPIYTFRAHSGAALSLTMDEDGESCYSGGLDGAVRCWKMPDLNVDPYDNYDPGIESSVLAGHEDSVWGLTYSAVHHRLASCSADGTIRIWDPQNSAPCLSVFNKEREHGTPTSVAFVATDPDQVVVSFDAGETLLYDLNTEQSIISLETQTKDGSELINRVVSHPSEPVSITAHENRTIRFLDNKTGKVVHSMVAHLDAVTCLTTDPKGTYLISGSHDCSVRLWMLDNRTCVQEITAHRKKHDEAIHDVAFHSSQPFIASAGADALAKIFV; this is encoded by the exons ATGGAGGCGGATAGATCCGGCGGAGGACCAAACCCGAACTCCGGAGGCAGCAGCGGAGCGGGGCGCAACCCAAACGGGCCCAAAGCAGCACCGGGCCAGGCGACATCAGCTGCGGCAGCCGGGGTGAtggcagcagcagcggcggcggcagcagcagccggGGCAATGCCCGGATCATCGCAGGCTAGGGAGCTACAGGACGGGGACTCGGGCATGACGCTTCCCGGGATCCTACACTTCATCCAGTACGAGTGGGGACGCTTCCAGGCCGAGAAATACCGctgggaggcagagagagacgaACTCAGG gctCAGGTGGCGTTCCTTCAGGGTGAGAGGAAAGGGCAGGAGAATATGAAACAGGACCTGGTGAGGCGGATCAAAATGCTGGAGTACGCCCTCAAACAAGAGAG GGCTAAACACCAGAAGCTTAAGACGGGAAATGACCAGAGTCCCGGAGACAAGAAACCAGAGACAGAGGCTGACCAAC TTCCCAACGGGCCTGCTGAGTCAGACTCTGAGCCAGCAAATCAGATGTCCTGGAAGGAGGGACGTCAGCTACTACGCAA ATATCTTGAGGAAGTGGGTTATTCAGACACCATCCTGGACATGCGGTCTAAGCGTGTGCGGTCGCTGCTCGGGCGGAGCAGCCCAGAGGCTAACGGGCCTCCACCTATTGAATCCTGTCCTGAGCCCGAGCCCCGGGCGGGGGGAGAGTCGTTGTTAGTCAGACAGATAGAAGAACAAATCAAGAG GAATGCGGGCAAGGAAAGCTCGAAGGAAAATCTGGGAAGCTCGGTGCTCGATAAAATCCCCTTCCTGCATGGCTGCGAGGATGACGATGAAGACGACAGTGACGAGGAAGATGACTTCCAAGGCATGGCCACGGACTGCATTGACGGACCGCGCAAGAACAAGAAGTCTCGTGTAAAG ATGGGTTCGGAGCCCATGACCACAGACCTGGACCcggaggacgaggaggacgaAGATGACTCAGAAGATGCCCTCAGTGAATTTGACTTCCTGGGCTCGGGGGAGGATGGGGAGGGGGCGGGAGAGGCCCGGATCTCGGGGGACGGACGGGAGCTAG AGAACCGCAGGAACAAGTTACAAGGCATGATGTCGGACTTCCCCCCTAAACCCACCCCGCCCCCCTCCGTATCGGGACAAGCTCGCTCCGGGGAAG GTGGAGCCCTGGGTTTTTCCTCTGACGTCTTCATTATGGATGCTGTCGGAGGAGGGGACATGAACCTGGGTGAACTGGCTGATCTCACCGTTGCCAATGACAACGATCTCTCCATGGAT ATGCAGGATAACAGAGAGGAGTTTAAGAAGACATGGAACCCTCGTTTCACGCTACGCAGCCACTTTGATGCCATCCGTGCTTTGACCTTTCACCCCAGCCAAGCAGTtctgctcacagcctccgaggATGGAACACTAAAACTGTGGAACCTCAACAAGGCCATGCACTCTAAAAA GAACGCAGCATTGGATGTTGAGCCCATCTACACATTTAGAGCACACAG TGGAGCTGCTCTGTCCCTCACCATGGACGAGGACGGAGAATCCTGCTACAGCGGGGGTCTAGATGGAGCTGTCAGGTGTTGGAAGATGCCGGACCTCAATGTGGATCCTTATGATAACTATG ATCCAGGCATCGAGAGCAGTGTACTAGCCGGTCACGAGGACAGCGTGTGGGGTCTCACATACTCAGCAGTTCACCATCGTCTTGCCTCATGCTCAGCCGATGGTACCATTCGCATCTGGGACCCTCAGAACTCagctccctgtctgtctgtcttcaatAAAGAAAGAG AGCACGGCACACCCACATCAGTAGCATTTGTGGCCACTGACCCCGACCAGGTGGTGGTGTCATTCGACGCTGGAGAGACGCTGCTCTACGACCTCAACACGGAGCAAAGCATAATTTCGCTAGAGACGCAGACCAAGGACG GCAGTGAGCTGATCAACCGTGTTGTCAGTCACCCATCTGAGCCCGTCTCCATCACTGCCCATGAGAACCGCACCATCCGTTTCCTGGACAACAAGACAG gtAAAGTTGTCCACTCAATGGTGGCTCACCTGGATGCCGTCACCTGTCTCACTACAGACCCTAAAGGCACTTACCTCATCTCCGGCA GCCATGACTGCTCTGTGCGCCTGTGGATGCTGGACAACAGGACGTGCGTGCAGGAGATCACAGCTCACAGGAAGAAGCACGACGAGGCCATCCATGACGTGGCCTTCCACTCTTCACAGCCCTTTATTGCCAGCGCCGGCGCAGATGCACTTGCCAAGATCTTTGTCTGA